The Mesorhizobium sp. AR10 genome includes the window GTCCCCTATGCGGCGTTTATAATTTGGGTCGCGCAGTCCTCTCGAATTCATATGTGGCTGCCGACTATGTAGCGCAGGTCTGTTCGCGGGCCGATCCAGAGGTGACACACACCTGATCGCGCGAATGCGACCGGTGGTCCCAATGAACAAAAGCCTCATTCCGTTCAAGCTCAGTGCCAGGGTTGGGCGCAGCCTGCCGACCGAGTATTTCATCCTGGCGAATCTTCGATCCGAAGGAGCGACCATCGGCCATCTGGCAGGCGCGCCAATCGCGGAAACCGTCGTCGACGCCAGCGGACATCGCTATCGCTTTGCGGGCGTTGCGCCGCGCGCTGCCGACGGACGCTTCGACGTCGAGAGCCTGCGCACCGGCGAATGGATCGTTCGCCCCGGCTTGGTCTACCTCATGGAAGAGAAGGGCAGGCGGGCGCGAAAAGCCTGACAGCGCCCCCTTTGCTCTCGTCGACTAGACCCACCATTGTCCGGCGTTGACAGCCCGTCTTGAGTTGAAAACGCTGCTGTCGTTCTCGGCTAGCACCAGCATCGCTTCACGGATGGCGCTGGCGGTTTCCGGCTGCACCGGCGTCAGCGGCAAGCGAACATCGGGGCTCAGCCCCAATGCAAGGTGCAATGCATATTTCACCGGGATTGGATTGCTCTCCAACTCCAGGGCCGCGATGAGCGGCCGCAGCCGATGGTGTATTGCCCTGGCACTGTGGTGATCTCCGGCGCGGCACGCATCGTGCATTTCGACGCACAGGCGGGGCGCGACGTTGGAGACCACGGAAATCGTGCCGCGGCCGCCCATCGTGTTGAAGCCGAAAGATGTCGAATCATGGCCGGAGAACTGGATGAAGCGCTCTCCCAGAGCAGCGGCAAGCGATGACGGCCGGCTCAGATCGCCCGTCGCGTCCTTGATGCCTATGATGGTCGGAATCTGTGCCAGGCGCTCGATCGTTTCCGGGGACAGGTCGACGCCGGTGCGAGCCGGAACATTGTAGACAATGATCGGAATCCTGACCTTGCGGGCGATGGCCTCGAAATGGCGGTAGATGCCTTCCTGCGTCGGCCTGTTGTAGTACGGCGTCACGATCAGGGCGGCATCGGCGCCAAATGCTTCCGCCGCGGTGGTAAAGGCGACCGTCGCTTCGGTGTTGTTGGTGCCGGTGCCGGCGATGACCGGCACCCTGCCGCTGGCGACCTTCACGCACCGGGCAAGCACGTCGAGACGTTCTTCCCAGGACAAGGTCGGTGCCTCGCCGGTGGTGCCGCATGGCACCAGGCCGTCGATCCCCTGTTCGATCTGCCATTCCAGCAATGTCGTCAGGCCGGGCAGGTCGACTTCTCCGTTTGAAAAAGGGGTTACCAGTGCGGTCATGGCGCCATTGAGGCCCACGCGTGCTTGTTCAGGTGTCATGGTGTGTACAGGTTCCTTTGGCCGGTTTGGAAAGCCCTTTTGTCCACGGGCTTTCCTCTGCGTTCAGAAGCGAGGAAATCAGCGACGCCAGAACCGCGGCGGGCAGGTCCGCATGGTCTGTCGTGAACCGCTTTGTTGCTGCTCCGGTGAGACCCGCTGCCGGTTGAACCGTGCATGTCCAGCACCTGCCTGTATTGCTGAGGCTCGATACGGATCGACCAGGCTTCGACATCGCGACCAGCAACATTGCGGGATCGAACGTGGCGCCAGCCTCGACCAGGCCGGCAAACCGCCGGCCTGTCGGAGACGATTTGTCGATGGACAGGATACGCGCTGCTTCCCACAGCTGGTGTTCGAGCAGCCTGCGCGTATGCGTCAAGCGCTCGAGCAGGCTGCTCAGATCGGTGGGGTCGAGGGTTTCCATGATTGGCTACCGAAATGTGCCCGAAGGAATTCTGACGTCAGCGGTTGGATGGCTTCGTCGTCCAGGTCAGGCCGGTGGCAGCTCAGTTGAACAGCGAGAGGCGTGCGGACCGGGGAGCGAATCGTATCGCGCCGGCCTGATGGTCGCTCTCCATGGTCGCGAAACGGATCGCGGAAAGCCTGTCGGCGAAAACGCCGCCTGTCTGCCCCTGTTCATCGCGGGCGATCCAATGGCCTTCGCCATCGAGCCCGATGACGAAGCGATGATGAGCGTTCGACGTTCGAGGAGGTACGGGGTTAGGCATGATTTTTCTCTTTTGGTATCGGATCACGAAAGCGAGGCGGCGACTGCCGCGGCAGTCAGCAGGAAGCCGATTGTCAGCAGCACCTTGGTCAATCTGAACGGTGCGGTTGATGGTGCCCTGGTATCGTGAGCGGCTGCCTTGATGTCGGCTTTCACCGACGACACTGGCAGCGGGCGATGGGTGGGCACATAAAGGCGGTAACGATACATCGGATTTTTCCTTCCCTTCTCGGTCGTCGTCACCAGGTGACGACTGCCTGCAGCGGGTAAATGGCCGGCTGCTTCGAGAAAAATAGAAGGCTCGGCATTTGTATTCGAGAGAGGGAAAAGGTCAAAGATATCAAAAAGTCATAGGTACAAGGGCGCTTGAACCCGACGGAGTGTTGCCTTCCGACGCTAGCCGAAAAGCGTTCTCACCGCTGACAGCACGGCCACGAAAGCGAGAAAGGTGATCGTCAGCGGGATCAATCCCATGACAATTTTGGAGAAGGACAAAGTTTGGAGGCTTGGTACAGCGTCACCCTGCTCTGAGTGCTTAGATTGGAGTGGATGATTTTGCGGATCCATTGGTCCTGTTCCAACTTAGAGATGAGGCACGAGACACGCCGATTTGAGAAATGCAGGCGCCCATTTCAACGCCGGTCGACATAGTGCGTTAATGAGTCCGGGCGGCTCGTGCTTCGACTTTCCCGTCGCGATCGATAGCCACTACAAAAACGCCTTCTGGATCACTTGTATCCCCAGCGCGGCCGCGACCAGCCACAAGGCCTCGTCCCAGTGGTTGAAGGATTTGGTGGGAAATCGCTGTCCCAGGATCACCGCAACCACGGCCGCGAAAACGGCATAGAGACCAAGCCATGTCGACGTGCCGGCATATCCGGCTTTTCCAAGGGAAGCGATGAGCACGGATATGCAGAGCTTCAGGGTGAACCTACCGACAGTCTGCCGAGAAACCTGATCCAACCTAACAATCATTGCCGCTCGCAGCCAGGGGAGACGGAAGAGGAACGGGCTGTCAGCCGCGAAGAAATCACTAGCGCAGCGGAATGCTCCGATGGTTTCCCGACTTGGTTCCAAGCCGGCGCTGGTGAAACCCGTTCCCTTCCCGGCGCGCTGTCCTGCTGAAATGAAATTCGCGCCAGAGAAGCAAACTTACAGCCGGGCTGCATATGAATTCGAGACGGCCCGAAGCGTAGTTTCATAAGGAAACATATATTTCGGGATCCTCAGGTGGGCCGAGAAGCCGCGCTTCGATCATGCTGACCAGTTCGTCTGCCGCCCACAGTCAGCACAGCGTTTCGTCCTGCAGCGATGGCGTTCACAACATGAGAGAGGGGCGAGCTTTGCGTGGGCATGCTCAGTTACAGAGTCCCATCAGCCGTGGGGCCAGGCTGCGTATAGACGAGGGGGCTTACGCCGCTCTGATAGTCCTTTGCCGGCAGGGCCGGTTGCGGCCGTGCGTAGAACATCGGCTCACGGGTATCGAGACTTGCGTCCGCGCTCTGCATCTTCATCTCAACCCCAGTACCGTCGGCCTCCGCCTTGCCCATCGCGTCTTGCAGTTGTTGCGCGGCTTGCTGGCTCCATGGCAGCACATAGAAGCGCGGCTCACTCGAGCCCGTTGTGGTTAGCCATACGTAGATGGCTTCGTTCTCAACCGGGACGGCGCCCACCACCTGGGCTTTTGTCGGGTCGCGCCACTCAAGCGTCAGCGGCTTGGGACGGCCAAGAAGCTCGCTGGCACCGACATAGACGACGGTGATCAGCGCCAGGAAGATGCCTACCGAGAGGATGCGGCGGGCAATGCCTGCATGCGGCAGGATGACGAAGATGAACGCGCCCAGCAGCAGGGCGAATATGGCGGGAGCGATCATCATTGGGTGGCCGCCACACGTAGGGGTTTGAAGATGCTGTTGATGCTGCCTGGCACCAGTTGGCCAGTTGAATCGAGTCGGAATCTCACGGCGGTAAGCTCCTGGTTGGGCTTGCGCAGTTCGACCTTCGTTGTGGCCAGCGGCGCTGACGACTTGGTGGAATCGCGCTTCACATTGACAGTTATCTTCACCGGGACGGGATACTTGACGTTGACGCCGCGATACATGTGAACATTGACGACGTACTCGCCAGCGGGAGCTCCCCGCGAATAGCCGACTTCATGGTTGGAGTCGGTCATGTCCTGCGCCATCCCCAGGTCGTCGCGCAGCAGATCGAATACCCTGCCGCTCTTGTTGGAGTAGCCGACCGGCACATCGCCGGGCGCCTGGACCCACAGATCGACATCGGCGTCGAGCTTGTCGGGCCACTGCGTCTCAACGGTCACGTTTCCGGGCGATGTGACGCCCTCGGTTTCGCTCGCCTTGGCAGGCGGGTTCATCACCGTCATCATGAGGACCGTCATGAGGACGAAGCCGCCGAGCATCAGGAGAGCGGTGTCGAGCCAGACAGTGAGAGTTTCCTCATCCATCGAAGTTCCCCAGCAGGCGAAGATTGATCTTCAGCCACAGGTTCGTGGCTATCCCCAGCAGCGTCGCATAGAGCGCGACATACATGCCGTCGATCACCGACGCTATCATCGGCCGGATCGCATTGGGGTCGGCCGAGCCGCCAGCGCGCGCCGCGGAGAAGGCGACGATGAGCCCAACCACGGTTCCGAGCAGCCCGATCCGCACCACATGGGTCGCCAGCCAGTCGACATCGCGCCAGCGTCGAAGGAAGACACACAGAAGGCCCAAGGCACCGATAGCAGCGATGAACCAGCACAGAAACGCGTTGTCGCCGGCGAACGGTTTGCTGGCAATGCCGGCGACCCACAGGCCGACGATTCCGGCGACGCCGATCGCCTGAAGAACGATGAACCGCGACAGAAACGCGAGCGGAGCCCCGTGGTCGGAGTGCGTGTCCGACAGCCTACGGGCAACTGTGTGCGATCCCAGGTCAACTGCCTGCTCTGGCCAAAGCTTTTGACCTATTGGGACGATGCCGGGCCGCGACTTGTGCTGCAGTACGCTTTCGCGGGAATAGATATCAACCATCTTCGCGTTCCTTCTTTTGCGATCCACGCGGTGCAGGCGATCAGGCGCCGCGCTCGCCTTTGGCACCGACACGCTTCAATTCTTCCCAGCCTTCGCCAACTGCGACGAGACAGCTTGGGCCGTTCGGCTGGCTGATAAGAATCGTCCAGGTCTCGCCATCGTCGCTGGTCAGCACTTCAATCACCGAGCCGTTCTTGGCCAGGCCGAGAGCAACGGGCGCTTCGTTGAATCGGGTGGAAAGTTGCTTGAGGATTTCCGGCCGCGAGCCGCACGAGGGCAACCCGCTCGCCGTGGCTGCTGGCGATGCGGCCGCCACCGGCATCGCGGAGATGGCGACCAGCGAGACTGCCGCGCCCAGCGCTTTGATACGCGTCAGCGCAAAACGTGTTTTGATCTGTAAGGGAACTTGGTTGGTCATCGGGATCTCCGAATTCGGGCGAAGGCTGACCACTCAGCCGTCGCTGCGGTTGAATTCAGTGCAATACGCCGACCTTTTCCTGAGTTTAGCCAAACTGACCAGCAATGGTCCTGACACCATCTTGCTGCTCCGAGTTCATACGAATAGAAACTAAAATAGTATGGTCGTCAGGGTCGGCGTCCATTCCTCAAAGTTACATGCTCCAGGGGAATTATGCTTGTACGGTGCTGCTAAGCCGGGGCCGATCATGCTCAAACCCCCTGCTGCGGGGCAAAGTAACCGATAGGAATGCCGATGGTCGGCGGGAAGGTTGCTGCGACTTTTTCGTGCGCGGCACCGCGGTTCGTCGCGGAACCTGCGACACTCTCGACGGACGCCACGTAGATGGCGTGATGTTGGTGGTCGGGACTGCCACGCCGCACATGCCCGCCAGTGTGACCGACGGTGCATCGGTGTGGAAGGTGTTGCCAAGCGGAAGACAGAGAAAGAAGAAGCCGAACAGGAGAGCGAATTGGAGTATCAGGAGCGCACGATCGGCCGCCCCCTCTCCGTATCGGTCGAGCTCGTTGGCAAATCCCTTGATTGTCAGTTTTGACGCTGTCGGTTCTGCAGGGGTCTTTGATGGCGCACTCCGCAGAAGCCACGCAGCAGGCGCATCACGTCATGATTATGTTCCGCCGGCGCCGGACGGTTGCCGATGATCCAGCCGAATAGATCGGCGTCGGGGCAATCGAGCAGTGCTTCGAGTCTATCAAGTTGAGCATCGTTCAATTTATCAATGGACTGTTCCGCGAACGAACCGAGGATGAGACCGCTTTCTTGAGTTCCCCGGTGCCAGCAGCGGAGCAACACTCGCCTGTTTCGGACGTTCAGATCCTCACGCTGTGATGCATAGGAGAGGCGTCTGTTCATATCTGAACGACCTATACTGAATTGAACGTCTTACAGCTCTGCCTCGAGATGGCGGGCTAGCACCCGCCATCCCTTCGCGGCCCGATCGGATTATTGCATCTTGTGCAGGGTGTTGACGACGTCGCAGAACTCGTTGAGACGTGCGGTGGTAGAGGGGTCGTTGCAAAGCCTGACCACTTCCTCCCGCTTTTCCTTGGGCATCGACTTGAAGGCCGCCTTCAGCTCGGGCATCGGTCTCAGGCTCTTCAAGCTCGAATCCGTGTAGAACGGCCCTATGGTGGCAGGCTCATCGAGTGCGCCGGCGAGCGCGGCGCTGCCAACAGCGGAAAAAGCGAATGCAGCGGCAAGGCTGATAGCTTTGAAGTTCATGGTCTGGTTCCTTCTCTCTTGGGTTAAGCGGTCGTCCCATCGACGGCCGCGCTGGTAGTCGGATGATCGCTCGCTGGCCGGATCGGCACCGCTTGATTTGACGGCGAAGGCCAGCGGCGGAAGAGCATCCTGCGGCACCGATCAATTCGGTGCGGCGCCATAAGCAGCGGGTTAGCCAAGGCTGCTCGCCGCAAAAAAGGGGTCAGTACTTCATTTGCATATCCATCAGGTCGCCGGGCGGCATCATGCTGCTGTTCAGGTTGGTCATGATCACCAGGGAACCGGCCACCACCAGCAGGACGATGAGCACGCCGAACGCGAGCGCGAGCACGTTGTTGGTGTTGTCGGTGCCGGTCGTGATGTGCAGGAAGAACACCAGGTGGATTCCCATCTGAGCGATGGCGAGCACCGCAAGGCCAAGCGGCACGCCCGGTCCCCAGAGCAGCGTGGTGTTGGCGACCCAGAACGAGATTGCGGTGAGGATCAGGGCGAACACCAGGCCAATGCTGTAGACTAGGATCCCGGAGGATGTCGCTTCCTGCTCGGTCGCAATCGACTGGTCGCCGGGGGCGCGATCGAAACGTGCTGTTGTCATTGGGTCACTCCCATCAGATAGACGACCGTGAACAGCCCGACCCAGACGATGTCGAGCGCGTGCCAGAACAGCGAAAAGCACTGCAGCCGACGCTGGACGGCAGGCCGAAACCCCTTCGATGCGACCTGCCCCATCATCACCACCAGCCAGATCAGGCCGGCGGTGACGTGCAATCCGTGGCAGCCGACAAGGGCGAAGAAAGCCGAGAGGAAGGCGCTGCGTTGCGGGCCCGCGCCTTGCGCGACCATGTCGGCGAACTCGCGTATCTCGAGGGTGAGGAACGCGACGCCGAGCACGAATGTAAGCAAGGCACCCAGGTACGTTGCGAAACGGCGCCGCGAATTGACCGCCAGGCTCATCAGCCCGCATGTGTAGCTCGAGGCGAGAAGGCACGCGGTTTCGATGGCGACCCTGGACTGATTGAACAGCTGGGCACCGGTCGGACCACCCGCATTGGCATGCTGGAGCACCGCGTAGGCTGCAAACAGTGCCGAGAACATCACGATGTCGCTCAGCAGGAAGATCCAGAAGCCGTAGGCAACGACAATCCGCTTCGGCGCCGGACCGGCTTCGCTCGCGCTGGACAGCGCACCGCCAGACTCAACGGCAACAGTGAAGTTCATATCGCGACCCCCGCCTGATGAAGCCGATCGAACTGCGCAACTTGCTCCGCCGGCACCTCGGTCTCGTCCTCATCGCGAAATGCGAAGATGAGGATCGTCAAAAACGTGCCGATCAGGCCGAGCGCGGCCATCCACCAGATGTGCCAGATCAAGGCGAAACCGATGATGACGGCAAAGAAGGCGTTGACGAACCCGACCGGACTGTTCCTCGGCACTTCGATCGGCTCGTACTGACGCGCCGGATCCGGCTGGGCGTGTTGTGCGCTGGCACGTTGCTTGGCGACCCAGAAGCTGTCGCGCTCGGCCACATGCGGCAGGACCGAAAAGTTCCATGCCGGCGGCGGCGACGCGGTGGACCATTCCAGCGTGCGGCCGTCCCACGGGTCGCCAGCTACGCGAAGCAGGTCGCGATTGCGGATCGAGACAACCAGCTGAACGATCTGGCAAACGATGCCGCCCAGAATGATGACGGTGCCGATCGCCGCCACGATCAGCCATGGCTGCCAGGCGACATTGTCGTAGTGCTGCATGCGCCGGGTCATGCCCATCAGGCCGAGCACGTAGAGCGGCATGAAAGCGACGTAGAAGCCGATCAGCCAGCACCAGAACGATGCCCTGCCCCAGCGCTCGTCGAGCTTGAAGCCGAATGCCTTGGGGAACCAGTAATTGTAACCCGCCATCACGCCGAAGACGACGCCGCCGATGATGACGTTATGGAAGTGGGCGACCAGAAACAGGCTGTTGTGCAGCTGAAAATCGGCCGGAGGCACCGCCATCAGAACACCAGTCATGCCGCCGATGACGAAGGTCACCATGAATCCGATCGACCACAGGATCGGCACCTCGAAGCGCACGCGCCCGCCATACATGGTGAACAGCCAGTTGAAGACTTTCACACCTGTCGGCACCGCTATGATCATAGTCATGATGCCGAAGAAGCCGTTGACGTCGGCACTGGCGCCCATGGTGAAGAAGTGATGCAGCCAGACGAGGAACGAGAGGACGCAAATCGCCATCGTCGCGGCAACCATGGAGCGGTAGCCGAACAGTGGCTTGCCCGAGAAGGTCGCGACAACCTCGGAAAAGATACCGAACGGCGGAAGGATCAGGATGTAGACTTCCGGATGACCCCAGACCCAGAACAGGTTGACGTACATCATCGCGTTGCCCTGTCCGTCGACCGTGAAGAAATGGAAGC containing:
- the cyoD gene encoding cytochrome o ubiquinol oxidase subunit IV, with product MTTARFDRAPGDQSIATEQEATSSGILVYSIGLVFALILTAISFWVANTTLLWGPGVPLGLAVLAIAQMGIHLVFFLHITTGTDNTNNVLALAFGVLIVLLVVAGSLVIMTNLNSSMMPPGDLMDMQMKY
- the dapA gene encoding 4-hydroxy-tetrahydrodipicolinate synthase, which gives rise to MTPEQARVGLNGAMTALVTPFSNGEVDLPGLTTLLEWQIEQGIDGLVPCGTTGEAPTLSWEERLDVLARCVKVASGRVPVIAGTGTNNTEATVAFTTAAEAFGADAALIVTPYYNRPTQEGIYRHFEAIARKVRIPIIVYNVPARTGVDLSPETIERLAQIPTIIGIKDATGDLSRPSSLAAALGERFIQFSGHDSTSFGFNTMGGRGTISVVSNVAPRLCVEMHDACRAGDHHSARAIHHRLRPLIAALELESNPIPVKYALHLALGLSPDVRLPLTPVQPETASAIREAMLVLAENDSSVFNSRRAVNAGQWWV
- a CDS encoding succinate dehydrogenase assembly factor 2 translates to MNRRLSYASQREDLNVRNRRVLLRCWHRGTQESGLILGSFAEQSIDKLNDAQLDRLEALLDCPDADLFGWIIGNRPAPAEHNHDVMRLLRGFCGVRHQRPLQNRQRQN
- the cyoB gene encoding cytochrome o ubiquinol oxidase subunit I; amino-acid sequence: MNPLGKLDWSAIPFDQPIIMGAGAFMVLAIVGILSWVTLKGYVPYLWREWITSVDHKRIGVMYFLLALIMLLRGFSDAIMMRAQQAVAAGGAQGYLPPEHFDQVFSAHGTIMIFFVAMPFVIGLMNFVLPLQLGVRDVAFPTLNSVSFWLTASGVLLINISLVVGEFAKTGWIAYPPLSELQFSPGVGVDYYLWSLQISGVGTLLTGINFVTTILKMRAPGMGYMRMPVFCWTSLAANLLIVAAFPVLTATLGMLLLDRYLGFHFFTVDGQGNAMMYVNLFWVWGHPEVYILILPPFGIFSEVVATFSGKPLFGYRSMVAATMAICVLSFLVWLHHFFTMGASADVNGFFGIMTMIIAVPTGVKVFNWLFTMYGGRVRFEVPILWSIGFMVTFVIGGMTGVLMAVPPADFQLHNSLFLVAHFHNVIIGGVVFGVMAGYNYWFPKAFGFKLDERWGRASFWCWLIGFYVAFMPLYVLGLMGMTRRMQHYDNVAWQPWLIVAAIGTVIILGGIVCQIVQLVVSIRNRDLLRVAGDPWDGRTLEWSTASPPPAWNFSVLPHVAERDSFWVAKQRASAQHAQPDPARQYEPIEVPRNSPVGFVNAFFAVIIGFALIWHIWWMAALGLIGTFLTILIFAFRDEDETEVPAEQVAQFDRLHQAGVAI
- a CDS encoding MotA/TolQ/ExbB proton channel family protein, which translates into the protein MVDIYSRESVLQHKSRPGIVPIGQKLWPEQAVDLGSHTVARRLSDTHSDHGAPLAFLSRFIVLQAIGVAGIVGLWVAGIASKPFAGDNAFLCWFIAAIGALGLLCVFLRRWRDVDWLATHVVRIGLLGTVVGLIVAFSAARAGGSADPNAIRPMIASVIDGMYVALYATLLGIATNLWLKINLRLLGNFDG
- the cyoC gene encoding cytochrome o ubiquinol oxidase subunit III; amino-acid sequence: MNFTVAVESGGALSSASEAGPAPKRIVVAYGFWIFLLSDIVMFSALFAAYAVLQHANAGGPTGAQLFNQSRVAIETACLLASSYTCGLMSLAVNSRRRFATYLGALLTFVLGVAFLTLEIREFADMVAQGAGPQRSAFLSAFFALVGCHGLHVTAGLIWLVVMMGQVASKGFRPAVQRRLQCFSLFWHALDIVWVGLFTVVYLMGVTQ